Proteins encoded together in one Rhizobium bangladeshense window:
- a CDS encoding NAD(P)/FAD-dependent oxidoreductase, producing the protein MTDRVVIIGAGQAGFALAAKLRALKDTRPITLIGAEDVAPYQRPPLSKKYLLGEMSFDRLLFRPEHWYADNDVELRLSTWAEQIKRDSKEVLLQDGSVLNYGTLVLATGSTPRRLPAAIGGDLEGVYVARDKRDADLLADEMRPGRRVLIIGGGYIGLEAAAVARHRGLEVTVIEMADRILQRVAAKETADLMRAVHESHDVVIREKTGLKHLVGKNGRVSGAALSDGSVIDVDFVVVGIGVVPNDQLAKEADLEVANGIVVDEFACTSDPAIFAAGDCAALPWQGGRIRLESVQNAVDQAEAAAAVITGGNEPYEPKPWFWSDQYDVKLQIAGFNLGYDDTLLRPGAREGAHSVWYFREGLLIAVDAINDAKAYVTGKKLLEAGTNPDRSILADPSADLKSLLS; encoded by the coding sequence GTGACGGATAGAGTGGTAATCATCGGCGCGGGGCAGGCGGGTTTCGCGTTGGCAGCTAAACTGCGTGCTTTGAAGGATACCCGTCCGATCACCCTCATCGGCGCCGAGGATGTGGCACCCTATCAGCGTCCGCCGCTTTCGAAGAAATATCTGCTCGGCGAAATGAGCTTCGACCGCCTGCTGTTCCGCCCGGAACACTGGTATGCCGACAACGACGTCGAGCTTCGCCTCTCGACCTGGGCCGAGCAGATCAAACGGGACAGCAAAGAGGTTCTGCTGCAGGACGGCTCCGTTCTCAACTACGGCACCTTAGTGCTGGCGACCGGCTCGACGCCGCGCCGGCTGCCGGCGGCCATCGGCGGCGATCTTGAAGGCGTCTATGTCGCCCGCGACAAGCGCGATGCCGATCTGCTGGCCGACGAAATGCGTCCCGGCCGTCGTGTCCTTATCATCGGCGGCGGTTACATCGGCCTCGAGGCTGCGGCCGTCGCCCGCCATCGCGGCCTCGAGGTCACTGTCATCGAGATGGCCGATCGCATCCTGCAGCGTGTTGCAGCAAAGGAAACGGCTGACCTCATGCGCGCCGTCCACGAGAGCCACGACGTGGTGATCCGCGAGAAGACCGGCCTGAAGCATCTGGTCGGCAAGAATGGCCGCGTTTCCGGTGCCGCCCTTTCCGACGGCTCCGTCATCGACGTCGATTTTGTCGTCGTCGGCATCGGCGTCGTGCCTAACGACCAGCTTGCGAAGGAAGCTGACCTCGAAGTCGCCAACGGCATCGTCGTCGACGAATTCGCCTGCACCTCCGATCCGGCGATTTTTGCGGCCGGGGATTGCGCCGCGCTTCCATGGCAGGGTGGGCGCATCAGACTCGAATCGGTGCAGAACGCCGTCGACCAGGCCGAAGCTGCGGCAGCCGTCATCACCGGCGGCAACGAACCCTATGAGCCGAAACCCTGGTTCTGGTCCGACCAGTACGACGTCAAGCTGCAGATCGCCGGCTTCAATCTTGGTTATGACGACACGCTGCTGCGTCCCGGTGCCCGCGAAGGGGCGCATTCGGTCTGGTACTTCAGGGAAGGTCTGCTGATCGCTGTCGATGCGATCAATGACGCAAAAGCCTATGTGACCGGCAAGAAACTGCTGGAAGCCGGAACCAATCCCGATCGATCGATTCTCGCCGACCCCTCGGCTGATCTCAAGAGCCTGTTGAGCTGA
- a CDS encoding MurR/RpiR family transcriptional regulator yields MDNDPQRHARVPRDFESLRSTIIERKASMPKRLAQVAAFALGNPDEIAFGTTASIAAASDVQPSTLVRLAHHLGYEGFSDLQSIFRERLRDRTLSYEERLVTLEQSSGDDEDANLLSGFIAAANQSVNRLAATVQSETFTKAVDVLAAAETIYLIAKRRSYPLTAHMTYAFSKLNIRHQIVASPNGVDPEMVQFATHRDAAIAASFSPYAADSLSQSQELADRGVPVIAITDSAFSPLAACATHWFEVAEADFAGFRSLSASMALTMALPVAIAERRRKHQHPKAGKAKME; encoded by the coding sequence ATGGATAACGACCCCCAAAGGCACGCGCGCGTGCCGCGCGATTTCGAAAGCCTGCGCAGCACCATCATCGAACGCAAGGCGAGCATGCCGAAGCGGCTGGCACAGGTCGCCGCTTTCGCGCTCGGCAATCCCGATGAAATCGCATTCGGCACGACGGCGAGCATCGCGGCCGCCTCCGACGTCCAGCCCTCGACGCTGGTGCGCCTGGCGCATCATCTGGGTTACGAAGGCTTTTCCGACCTGCAGAGCATCTTCCGCGAAAGGCTGCGCGACCGGACGCTGAGCTATGAAGAGCGGCTCGTCACACTGGAGCAATCGAGCGGCGACGATGAAGACGCCAATCTGCTTTCCGGATTCATTGCCGCGGCGAACCAGTCGGTCAACCGGCTGGCCGCGACGGTACAGAGCGAGACGTTCACGAAGGCCGTGGATGTCCTTGCTGCCGCCGAGACGATCTATCTGATCGCCAAGCGGCGCTCCTATCCGCTGACGGCGCATATGACATACGCATTTTCCAAGCTCAACATCCGACACCAGATCGTCGCCTCGCCGAACGGAGTCGATCCTGAGATGGTGCAGTTCGCAACCCATAGGGATGCGGCGATTGCGGCGAGCTTCTCGCCTTACGCGGCCGACAGCCTCAGCCAGAGTCAGGAGCTTGCCGATCGCGGCGTCCCCGTCATCGCTATCACCGATTCGGCCTTCTCGCCGCTTGCCGCCTGCGCCACGCACTGGTTCGAGGTGGCTGAAGCCGACTTCGCCGGTTTCCGCTCGCTTTCGGCCTCGATGGCGCTAACCATGGCGCTGCCGGTCGCAATCGCAGAACGGCGCCGCAAGCATCAACATCCAAAAGCTGGAAAAGCGAAAATGGAATAA
- a CDS encoding Gfo/Idh/MocA family protein, translating to MKPLGIGLIGTGYMGKCHALAWNAVKTVFGDVERPRLVHLAEANAALAEARAGEFGFEKATADWRALIADPEVDVVSVTTPNQFHAEMVIAALEAGKHVWCEKPMAPAYADAERMLATAERSGKVAALGYNYIQNPVMRHIRKLVGGGAIGTVNHVRVEMDEDFMADPEAFFYWKSELSAGYGALDDFAVHPLSLLWYLFGHVEAVITDMVKPYADRPLSEGGRRAVENHDAANVLMRLGGGISAVLMANRAAWGRKGRIALQVYGSKGSILYDQERMNEFELYQAEGQGSEQGFRKILAAPAHPPYDRFIPAPGHGLGFNDLKIIECRELIRAILGEPSSIVTFKDGLRIEKSVHAMAQSFHERRWIEIG from the coding sequence ATGAAGCCACTTGGTATCGGTTTGATCGGCACAGGCTATATGGGCAAATGCCATGCGCTGGCGTGGAATGCGGTGAAGACCGTGTTCGGCGATGTCGAGCGTCCGCGTCTCGTGCATCTGGCGGAAGCCAATGCCGCGCTTGCCGAGGCCCGTGCCGGGGAATTCGGTTTCGAGAAGGCGACCGCCGACTGGCGGGCGCTAATAGCCGATCCTGAAGTCGACGTCGTTTCAGTCACCACGCCCAATCAGTTCCACGCCGAAATGGTGATCGCAGCCCTGGAAGCCGGCAAGCATGTTTGGTGTGAAAAACCAATGGCGCCGGCCTATGCCGATGCCGAGCGCATGCTGGCGACGGCGGAGCGTTCCGGCAAGGTCGCCGCTCTTGGCTATAATTACATTCAGAATCCCGTCATGCGGCACATCAGGAAGCTCGTCGGCGGCGGTGCGATCGGTACGGTCAATCATGTCCGCGTCGAAATGGACGAGGATTTCATGGCTGATCCCGAGGCCTTTTTTTATTGGAAGAGTGAGCTTTCCGCCGGCTATGGCGCGCTTGACGATTTCGCCGTGCACCCGCTGTCGTTGCTCTGGTATCTTTTCGGCCATGTCGAGGCCGTCATAACAGACATGGTAAAGCCCTATGCCGATCGTCCGCTAAGCGAGGGTGGCCGCCGTGCCGTCGAAAATCACGACGCCGCCAACGTGCTGATGCGACTTGGCGGCGGCATCTCCGCCGTGTTGATGGCGAATCGCGCCGCCTGGGGTCGCAAGGGGCGCATCGCCCTGCAGGTTTACGGCTCGAAAGGCTCGATCCTCTACGACCAGGAGCGCATGAACGAGTTTGAACTCTATCAGGCAGAAGGGCAGGGCTCGGAACAGGGCTTCCGCAAGATACTGGCGGCGCCTGCCCATCCGCCCTATGATCGCTTCATTCCGGCCCCCGGTCATGGTCTCGGTTTCAACGATCTTAAGATCATCGAGTGCCGCGAGCTGATCCGGGCAATATTAGGCGAGCCGTCGTCGATCGTGACATTTAAAGACGGTCTCAGGATAGAGAAGTCGGTGCATGCCATGGCACAGTCCTTCCACGAGCGTCGCTGGATCGAGATCGGCTGA
- the gmd gene encoding GDP-mannose 4,6-dehydratase, with protein sequence MKNKDKVALITGITGQDGAYLAEFLLEKGYIVHGLKRRSSSFNTSRIEHLYEDPHIENPRFILHFGDMTDSTNLIRVVQETQPDEIYNLAAQSHVQVSFETPEYTANADGTGTLRLLEAIRLLGLTKKTRFYQASTSELYGKVQEVPQSETTPFYPRSPYAAAKLYAYWIVVNYREAYGMHASNGILFNHESPIRGETFVTRKITRAAAAIHLGLQDRLYLGNLDAKRDWGHAREYVRGMWLMLQQDEPEDYVLATGETHSVRSFVDKAFAKVGMPIDWRGNGVEEKGYDKTSGRCVVEIDPAYFRPTEVDLLIGDPTKAHTKLGWKHETSLDQLVAEMVREDLKVMARNVPAVGVTKGFAYA encoded by the coding sequence GTGAAAAACAAAGATAAGGTTGCGCTGATTACGGGCATTACAGGCCAGGACGGTGCTTACCTGGCCGAGTTTCTCCTGGAGAAGGGCTATATCGTTCACGGCCTCAAGCGACGCTCTTCGTCCTTCAACACAAGCCGCATCGAGCATCTGTACGAGGACCCGCATATCGAGAACCCTCGGTTCATCCTGCATTTCGGGGACATGACTGACTCCACGAATCTCATTCGCGTGGTTCAGGAAACGCAGCCGGACGAAATCTACAACCTCGCAGCGCAGAGCCACGTTCAAGTCTCTTTCGAGACCCCGGAATATACGGCCAACGCGGATGGGACCGGCACCTTGCGGCTGCTCGAAGCAATTCGCCTCCTGGGACTGACGAAGAAGACCCGCTTCTATCAAGCATCCACCTCCGAGCTTTACGGCAAGGTTCAGGAAGTCCCGCAGAGCGAAACGACGCCCTTCTACCCTCGATCACCCTACGCGGCGGCCAAACTCTACGCCTACTGGATAGTAGTCAATTACCGCGAGGCATATGGCATGCACGCCTCGAACGGCATCTTGTTCAATCATGAAAGCCCGATCCGCGGCGAAACGTTCGTGACCCGTAAAATCACCCGGGCGGCGGCCGCAATCCATCTCGGATTGCAGGACAGGCTCTATCTGGGCAATCTGGATGCCAAGCGCGACTGGGGACATGCACGCGAATATGTCCGCGGAATGTGGCTGATGCTGCAGCAGGACGAACCGGAGGACTATGTCCTTGCGACCGGCGAAACACACTCGGTTCGCTCCTTCGTCGACAAAGCCTTTGCCAAGGTGGGCATGCCCATTGATTGGCGCGGAAACGGAGTTGAGGAAAAGGGCTACGACAAGACATCCGGCCGGTGTGTGGTGGAGATCGATCCAGCTTATTTCCGTCCGACTGAAGTTGATCTTCTGATTGGTGATCCGACGAAGGCACATACGAAACTTGGCTGGAAACATGAGACCAGTCTTGATCAGTTGGTTGCGGAGATGGTTCGCGAGGATCTGAAAGTCATGGCGCGAAATGTTCCAGCGGTAGGTGTAACCAAAGGTTTTGCCTATGCCTGA
- a CDS encoding IS481 family transposase, with protein MPWKETSVMEERLRFVARLLEGEGMSDVCRAFGISRKTGYKIFNRYKDDGLEALTDRSRRPVRYANQLPEPVEAMIVSCKKSKPHWGARKIRELLVKRLAGDVRVPSKSTVHAVLDRHGLVAHARKRQRHRAEGTALSLALLPNDLWCADFKGEFKLGNGQYCYPLTVTDQASRYLLACEAFESTREPAVFDAFRRLFVERGLPAAIRSDNGLPFASPNGLYNLSKLSVWWLRLGITLERIRPGRPQQNGRHERMHLTLKKEATRPSGKNILQQQARFDAFVSEFNQERPHEALNMKVPADLYAASSRLYQGLPEIDYPFHDREALVTNCGRICIYRKKINISTVLAGQKLGLKEVDDGIWLVSFMHYDLGYIDLEQRTLQTIDNPFGTRLSPMC; from the coding sequence ATGCCGTGGAAAGAGACTTCGGTGATGGAGGAACGTCTACGATTTGTCGCCCGGCTACTAGAGGGCGAAGGGATGAGCGATGTGTGCCGTGCATTCGGCATCTCGCGCAAGACCGGCTACAAAATCTTCAATCGCTATAAGGACGACGGCCTGGAGGCGCTGACGGATCGGTCTCGACGGCCGGTGCGTTATGCCAACCAGCTACCTGAGCCGGTCGAGGCGATGATTGTCTCGTGCAAGAAGAGCAAGCCGCATTGGGGTGCCAGGAAGATCAGGGAGCTTTTGGTGAAGCGCCTAGCCGGCGATGTGCGCGTGCCGTCGAAGAGTACGGTGCATGCCGTTCTTGACCGGCACGGGCTGGTCGCCCATGCCCGCAAGCGGCAGCGACATCGAGCCGAAGGGACAGCCTTGTCACTGGCATTACTGCCGAACGATCTTTGGTGTGCCGACTTCAAGGGCGAGTTCAAACTTGGCAATGGTCAATACTGTTACCCATTGACGGTCACCGACCAGGCGTCACGTTATCTTCTCGCCTGCGAAGCCTTTGAGTCGACGCGAGAACCGGCTGTCTTCGACGCCTTCCGTCGGCTGTTTGTCGAGCGCGGCTTGCCAGCCGCCATCAGAAGCGACAACGGCTTGCCTTTCGCCAGCCCAAACGGGCTCTACAATCTGTCTAAACTGTCGGTGTGGTGGCTGAGGCTCGGGATCACGCTGGAGCGCATCAGGCCGGGCCGTCCCCAACAAAACGGCCGGCATGAGCGCATGCACCTGACGCTGAAGAAAGAGGCGACCAGACCATCCGGCAAAAACATCCTCCAGCAGCAGGCCCGCTTCGATGCTTTCGTCAGCGAATTCAATCAGGAACGGCCGCACGAGGCGCTCAACATGAAGGTGCCGGCAGATCTCTACGCCGCGTCGTCACGCCTCTATCAGGGCCTGCCGGAGATCGACTACCCCTTCCATGATCGGGAGGCGCTGGTCACCAATTGCGGCCGCATCTGCATCTATCGCAAGAAGATCAACATATCGACGGTGCTGGCCGGCCAGAAACTGGGGCTCAAGGAAGTCGACGACGGTATTTGGCTCGTCAGCTTCATGCATTATGATCTGGGATATATCGACCTGGAGCAGAGGACTTTGCAAACCATCGATAACCCGTTCGGCACGAGGTTGTCACCCATGTGTTAG
- a CDS encoding porin produces the protein MNIKSLLLGSAAALAVVSGAQAADAIVAAEPEPVEYVRVCDAYGTGYFYIPGTETCLKIEGYIRFQVDVGDQPLNLSADNDSDWDARTRGQVQFTAKSDTEYGPLTGVIVMQFNADNASEQEAILDSAYLDVAGFRAGLFYSWWDDGLSGETDDIGSIVTLHNSIRYQYESGDFYAGLSVDELEDGFYKSGEGPNNVGVAFGVGGTAGAFSYQVTGGWDFDNEDGAIRAMGTVEIGPGALGLAAVYSSGPNSYYSAAEWVIAAEYAIKATDKLKITPGVQYYSDVYEAGDDFSDNEAWKVGLTVDYQIVDNFYAKASVQYFDPEDGDDSTSGYFRLQRSF, from the coding sequence ATGAACATCAAGAGCCTTCTTCTCGGCTCCGCTGCTGCTCTCGCAGTAGTTTCCGGTGCTCAGGCTGCTGACGCTATTGTTGCTGCTGAGCCGGAACCGGTTGAATATGTTCGCGTCTGCGACGCTTACGGCACCGGCTACTTCTACATCCCCGGCACCGAAACCTGCCTCAAGATCGAAGGCTACATCCGTTTCCAGGTTGACGTTGGTGATCAGCCGCTCAACCTCTCGGCTGACAACGACTCCGACTGGGATGCCCGTACTCGCGGCCAGGTTCAGTTCACGGCCAAGAGCGACACCGAGTATGGTCCGCTGACCGGCGTCATCGTCATGCAGTTCAATGCTGACAATGCCTCCGAACAGGAAGCTATCCTCGACTCCGCTTACCTCGACGTCGCGGGCTTCCGCGCTGGTCTGTTCTACAGCTGGTGGGACGATGGCCTCTCGGGTGAAACCGACGACATCGGCTCGATCGTAACGCTGCACAACTCCATCCGCTATCAGTATGAAAGCGGCGACTTCTACGCTGGTCTCAGCGTCGACGAACTGGAAGACGGCTTCTACAAGTCCGGCGAAGGCCCGAACAACGTAGGCGTTGCCTTCGGCGTTGGCGGCACTGCAGGCGCCTTCAGCTACCAGGTCACCGGCGGCTGGGACTTCGACAACGAAGACGGCGCTATCCGTGCAATGGGTACGGTTGAAATTGGTCCCGGTGCGCTCGGCCTCGCTGCCGTATACTCTTCCGGCCCGAACTCCTACTACTCCGCGGCTGAATGGGTTATCGCTGCCGAATACGCAATCAAGGCAACCGACAAGCTCAAGATCACTCCTGGCGTCCAGTACTACAGCGACGTCTACGAGGCTGGCGACGACTTCAGCGACAACGAGGCTTGGAAGGTTGGTCTGACGGTTGATTACCAGATCGTCGACAACTTCTACGCCAAGGCTTCGGTCCAGTACTTCGATCCGGAAGATGGCGACGACTCCACCTCGGGCTACTTCCGCCTGCAGCGTTCGTTCTAA